Proteins encoded by one window of Babylonia areolata isolate BAREFJ2019XMU chromosome 8, ASM4173473v1, whole genome shotgun sequence:
- the LOC143285305 gene encoding uncharacterized protein LOC143285305, which produces MTTKGHDDEDNDRQDEDTQRVMTETQGTPPTSSLLPHHLPCPISTGRQDHVTPIPDAATTTSTMSSLPGTPIKPPTALTQGPPTKPRLSFSIDSIMESTHVTSSRVKVKVAQPEVRAGEEGRTRSGSGQECGERGRGRSPGPRSTSPSPAVREADSCQQVPARPATHCLPESRQLHQTAVSDSRQPPHPAVTDRQLQRSVTDSRQPQPSVTNSRQPQTSVTNSRQHQPAIIDSRQPHPLITENRQLQPAVTDSRQLQPAVTDSRQPQQPGRVNQDRADSVKRCADLDRRGRGERGSSVCPTSVRTTAFSPTTTPCTPSTEPDSQHAPLPHHLHHPHPHYASPLLRQAETAGRKLHKLSPLPFAMDLRATANNPAAEYGLPSPSELTYQQQLQQSLLPVFMHPAFSLPRAREDYHAHMLRTFSLYHQLQSGHHHQQNPNSATAAAAAAVLAASARPQGGVDPRLLAMGELTALAELGGQGADLWRLAQLPPGLLKVRGASKVPVVSPGKDPYTVADSGGGGRVQFQAERKTPGHGSLPSPDKADSDVSLTHALNSHRTVLPSGLTLTDNSLTNNNNDKPDLEDDDEDKTAEARDKRMRLDEDSEDNEEVSSTSDRRELPVTGRADLHNTSDTSTSSSSFAATDDLSCERSPGKVAGRGDLLQHAQGGANKSGKSFTCGECGKVFNAHYNLTRHMPVHTGARPFVCKICGKGFRQASTLCRHKIIHTDEKPHRCGTCGKSFNRSSTLNTHMRIHQGYKPWVCEHCGKGFHQKGNYKNHKLTHSAEKQFKCTICNKAFHQIYNLTFHMHTHNDKKPFTCHVCGKGFCRNFDLKKHMRKLHDGAPLPPSMAGSPSASSSSPTSAHSPLMQHHPSLSQHLPPSLPHPGSLGAGNALFSQAGLGPHSAFLGQPGGLLGSPPALACQRSLFPPFLLGSPSGPMLHKMSSVI; this is translated from the exons ATGACTACCAAGGGACATGACGACGAGGACAATGACCGACAAGATGAGGACA CACAGCGGGTGATGACGGAGACGCAGGGGACACCACCCacgtcctccctcctcccccatcacctGCCCTGTCCAATCAGCACGGGCCGTCAAGACCACGTGACCCCCATCCCtgacgccgccaccaccaccagcaccatgtcCTCCCTGCCCGGCACCCCCATCAAGCCTCCCACCGCCCTGACCCAGGGTCCCCCCACCAAACCCAGACTGTCCTTCTCCATAGACAGCATCATGGAGTCCACTCACGTCACCAGCagcagggtcaaggtcaaggtcgctCAGCCCGAGGtcagggcgggggaggaggggcggacgAGGTCCGGGAGCGGCCAGGAgtgtggggaaagggggagggggaggtcacCAGGACCCAGGTCCACATCCCCCTCGCCAGCAGTGCGGGAGGCAGACAGCTGTCAGCAAGTACCGGCAAGGCCCGCAACTCACTGCCTCCCGGAGAGCAGACAGCTCCATCAGACAGCTGTCTCAGACAGCAGACAGCCTCCCCACCCAGccgtcacagacagacagcttcagCGATCTGTAACGGACAGCAGACAGCCTCAACCAAGTGTCACAAACAGTAGACAGCCTCAAACAAGTGTCACAAACAGTAGACAGCATCAACCAGCTATTATAGACAGTAGACAGCCTCACCCACTTATCACAGAGAACAGACAGCTCCAGCCAGCtgtcacagacagcagacagctcCAGCCAGCtgtgacagacagcagacagcctCAACAGCCAGGGAGGGTCAACCAAGACAGAGCAGACAGTGTGAAACGGTGTGCCGACCTGGacaggagagggcggggggagcggGGCAGCAGTGTGTGTCCCACGTCAGTGAGGACCACCgccttctcccccaccaccaccccctgcaccccctccacgGAGCCCGACAGCCAGcacgccccccttccccaccacctccaccacccgcacccccactaCGCCTCCCCCCTCCTGCGGCAGGCCGAGACAGCAGGCCGGAAGCTGCACAAGTTATCCCCCCTGCCTTTCGCCATGGACCTGAGAGCCACGGCCAATAACCCTGCGGCAGAGTACGGCCTGCCCTCCCCTTCAGAGCTGACGtaccagcagcagctgcagcagtcccTGCTGCCCGTCTTCATGCACCCCGCCTTCTCCCTGCCGCGGGCCCGCGAGGACTACCACGCCCACATGCTGCgcaccttctctctctatcaccagcTGCAGTCcggacaccaccaccagcagaaccCCAACtcagccacagcagcagcagcggcggcggtcCTGGCGGCGTCGGCCCGACCTCAGGGCGGGGTGGACCCGCGACTGCTGGCCATGGGGGAACTGACGGCGCTGGCGGAGCTGGGAGGCCAGGGGGCCGACCTGTGGAGACTGGCCCAGCTGCCCCCCGGCCTCCTCAAGGTGCGCGGCGCCAGTAAGGTGCCCGTGGTGTCCCCAGGGAAGGACCCCTACACGGTAGCTGATAGCGGCGGGGGCGGTAGGGTCCAGTTTCAGGCAGAACGGAAAACACCGGGACACGGTTCTCTGCCCAGCCCGGACAAAGCCGACAGTGACGTTTCTCTGACCCACGCCCTGAACAGTCATCGGACCGTCCTCCCCAGCGGCCTGACCCTGACGGACAACAGCctgacgaacaacaacaacgacaaacccgacctggaggacgacgacgaggacaaGACGGCGGAGGCACGTGACAAACGGATGAGGCTggatgaagacagtgaggacaaCGAGGAGGTCAGCAGCACCAGCGACAGACGAGAGCTGCCAGTGACGGGCAGGGCAGACCTCCACAACACCTCcgacacctccacctcctcctcctcctttgcgGCGACAGACGACCTGAGCTGCGAGCGGTCCCCGGGCAAGGTGGCGGGCAGAGGGGACCTCCTGCAGCACGCCCAGGGCGGCGCCAACAAGAGCGGCAAGAGCTTCACGTGCGGGGAGTGCGGCAAGGTCTTCAACGCGCACTACAACCTGACCCGCCACATGCCCGTGCACACCGGGGCCCGCCCCTTCGTCTGCAAGATCTGCGGCAAGGGGTTCCGGCAGGCCAGCACGCTGTGCCGCCACAAGATCATCCACACGGACGAGAAGCCCCACAGGTGCGGCACGTGCGGCAAGAGCTTCAACCGCTCCTCCACCCTCAACACGCACATGAGGATCCACCAGGGCTACAAGCCCTGGGTGTGCGAGCACTGCGGCAAGGGCTTCCACCAGAAGGGCAACTACAAGAACCACAAGCTGACGCACAGCGCCGAGAAGCAGTTCAAGTGCACCATCTGCAACAAGGCCTTCCACCAGATCTACAACCTCACCttccacatgcacacccacaacgACAAGAAGCCCTTCACCTGCCACGTCTGCGGCAAGGGATTCTGCCGCAACTTCGACCTGAAGAAGCACATGCGGAAACTGCACGACGgggcccccctgccccccagcaTGGCCGGCtccccctctgcctcctcctcctcccccacctctgcaCACAGCCCTCTCATGcagcaccacccctccctctcccagcacctccccccctccctcccccaccccgggTCTCTGGGAGCGGGCAACGCCCTCTTTTCCCAGGCGGGTCTGGGGCCTCACTCCGCCTTCCTGGGGCAGCCTGGGGGTCTGCTGGGGTCGCCACCCGCCCTGGCATGTCAGCggtccctcttcccccccttcctgCTGGGCTCGCCCTCCGGACCCATGCTGCACAAGATGTCCTCCGTCATCTGA